A single region of the Mercenaria mercenaria strain notata chromosome 6, MADL_Memer_1, whole genome shotgun sequence genome encodes:
- the LOC123548654 gene encoding guanylate cyclase 32E-like encodes MESSKAIESCLFLLCNLLLAESKSVELIGAGASFPSAVYTQWMNDYRKYRIRHVDVQMQYYSIGSGGGKARIKGELLPAVHYAGSDITLTDDEKKAYPDLTTFPTMAGAIVLAYNIPGLGYLNLNLEAIVGIYNGTIRNWNSPEITILNKESTLPPKEIAVIVRADKSGTTRAFTSGLSSYSREWRTTYGTFSEGRNKNTRTSVKWNNNTVKFFGQGNHGMSGLIMSIDYSVGYVSIANAKSSGLQYARLVNDAGSLVNATVETVQNAIISANGSLDIMNTPGPFAYPLASFTYFIVPMSTMAECDAAVEFVRYVNWFYHTEVAQELLVRLHMVPLDNASISGVVNKVLKAMTCGGKNVWQLMISQTEAENKVNNNNNWQIPTFISLCLVIAVSTGLGVHLGRQQIYLHRELLKDTWKIDITKISLDKETVIEKMSSGRLSRNSSMKEDNLVHENIVFSHNCRTEQQNPIGVFGDQPVTLLKMTRHPIDFNLSEKKTLIWMRDTIKHVNIMQIFGVTKIDGRWNIVHRDIFLGSLSDILRSKRIEIHTEGIVALSKSLVKGLSYLHRKGIVHGHLTGMNCLIDTSWQLRIAAWIETKLETFSKIDKNKVSAFQSESEDDKTLLLWVAPEIIKFKRTPTQASDIYSLSMIFQEMFTRKQPYYELTMTNSEIIYAVLTCGIRPHFATETPTIFRSIMERSWEMDQAARPKLDTIYNSIKAAFPVEISFLDCVIRSVEHYARQLEEKNKDQEIELKIISEKARTYMYHSIPISVANALTTMSEMETEIKECACIIVYKVANITSLIKHVSAKGIVNLLNSFYVGTDQLFLENDIYKLNRYSGETILLVGLQRKFSNDFGIKVATDAAYVTLQLNTFARKFSKQRLVGTNTEIRLQTGLASGTVIVGLMGNVVPLYTAFGNVLEEASKLAGKAEPSEVRISETVHSSLKEAKVPGTYQYIKNGITCYSLDSQNSSIHDYRSIHPLTVSTSSR; translated from the exons AAAATACCGCATCAGACATGTTGATGTTCAAATGCAGTACTACAGTATCGGAAGTGGTGGAGGAAAGGCCCGAATCAAAGGGGAGCTACTCCCAGCGGTACATTATGCTGGATCAGACATTACGCTTACAGATGACGAAAAGAAAGCATATCCAGACCTTACTACATTTCCAACCATGGCAGG GGCCATTGTACTCGCCTACAATATCCCTGGCTTAGGGTATCTAAACCTGAATTTGGAGGCAATTGTTGGAATATATAATGGCACTATTAGAAACTGGAACAGTCctgaaataacaattttgaacAAGGAATCAACACTTCCGCCAAAGGAAATAGCTGTGATAGTTAGAGCGGACAAATCAGGAACAACAAGAGCTTTCACTTCTGGTCTGTCCTCATATAGCAGAGAATGGAGAACTACGTACGGCACTTTCTCTGAAGGTCGTAACAAAAACACACGAACTTCTGTTAAGTGGAACAATAACACCGTCAAGTTCTTTGGACAGGGAAACCATGGAATGTCTGGGTTAATCATGTCAATTGATTACTCTGTTGGTTATGTTTCCATAGCAAATGCCAAATCGTCAGGATTACAATATGCTAGACTCGTAAATGACGCTGGAAGTTTAGTCAACGCAACAGTTGAAACTGTCCAAAATGCTATAATATCAGCAAACGGTTCGTTGGACATCATGAACACACCAGGGCCTTTCGCTTACCCTCTTGCATcttttacatatttcattgtaCCAATGTCTACAATGGCAGAATGTGATGCAGCCGTTGAGTTTGTGCGATATGTAAACTGGTTTTATCATACCGAAGTGGCACAAGAACTACTAGTCAGGCTGCATATGGTACCCCTAGACAATGCATCCATTTCTGGTGTAGTGAATAAAGTATTGAAAGCTATGACATGTGGAGGAAAGAATGTCTGGCAGTTAATGATTAGTCAGACTGAAGCAGAAAACaaagtaaataataataacaattggCAGATCCCTACGTTTATAAGCCTGTGCTTAGTTATTGCAGTGTCGACTGGTCTTGGTGTTCATTTAGGTAGACAACAAATTTATCTTCATAGAGAGCTACTGAAAGATACTTGGAAAATTGATATTACAAAGATATCACTTGATAAAGAAACTGTAATTGAGAAAATGTCGAGTGGGCGCCTTTCGCGTAATTCTTCAATGAAGGAAGACAACCTTGTACACGAAAACATTGTTTTCAGTCATAACTGCCGGACGGAACAGCAAAATCCTATTGGTGTATTTGGCGATCAACCAGTAACATTACTAAAAATGACAAGGCACCCAATAGATTTTAATCTTTCAGAGAAAAAAACATTGATATGGATGCGAGATACTATCAAACACGTAAACATTATGCAGATCTTTGGTGTAACTAAAATTGATGGCAGGTGGAATATTGTACACCGTGATATCTTTCTTGGGTCGCTGAGTGACATACTAAGAAGTAAAAGAATCGAAATTCATACTGAAGGCATTGTTGCTCTTTCCAAATCATTAGTAAAAGGATTGTCATATTTACACCGGAAAGGGATTGTACATGGTCATCTCACTGGTATGAATTGTTTAATAGACACATCTTGGCAGTTACGAATAGCCGCTTGGATCGAAACGAAACTGGAAACGTTcagcaaaattgataaaaataaggTTTCTGCATTTCAATCTGAATCTGAAGACgacaaaacattgttgctttgGGTCGCTCCagaaattatcaaatttaaaagaacACCAACTCAAGCTTCAGATATTTACAGTTTAAGTATGATTTTCCAGGAAATGTTTACTAGAAAACAACCATACTATGAGCTCACAATGACTAATTCAGAGATAATTTACGCTGTTTTAACATGTGGTATTCGCCCACATTTTGCGACAGAAACTCCAACGATATTCCGGTCTATAATGGAACGTTCTTGGGAAATGGACCAAGCTGCAAGACCAAAGTTGGATACTATTTACAATTCAATCAAGGCAGCATTTCCAGTGGAAATTTCATTCTTAGATTGTGTTATACGATCAGTGGAACACTACGCAAGGCAACTTGAGGAGAAAAATAAAG ATCAGGAAATTGAACTAAAAATAATAAGTGAAAAGGCGCGGACTTATATGTACCACAGCATACCTATATCTGTCGCAAATGCATTGACAACAATGTCGGAAATGGAGACAGAAATAAAAGAATGTGCATGTATTATAGTATACAAAGTAGCAAACATCACATCCCTTATCAAGCATGTCAGCGCCAAAGGAATTGTGAACCTCCTCAACAGTTTCTACGTAGGTACGGACCAGTTGTTCCTGGAAAATGACATATACAAATTAAACAGGTATTCTGGTGAAACTATATTACTAGTGGGTTTACAGCGGAAGTTCAGCAACGATTTTGGGATAAAGGTCGCAACTGACGCTGCCTATGTAACACTGCAGTTGAACACTTTCGCTCGAAAGTTCAGCAAACAAAGACTTGTTGGTACGAATACTGAAATAAGGCTTCAGACTGGATTAGCATCAGGTACAGTCATTGTGGGCCTTATGGGAAATGTAGTTCCGCTGTATACAGCCTTTGGAAACGTATTGGAAGAGGCATCAAAGCTTGCAGGAAAGGCAGAACCCAGTGAAGTAAGGATATCAGAGACAGTACATTCCAGCTTGAAAGAAGCAAAGGTTCCTGGCACATATCAATACATTAAAAATGGG attacATGCTACTCATTGGACAGTCAGAACTCGAGCATACACGATTATCGTAGTATACATCCTCTAACTGTGTCCACAAGCAGTCGCTAA